The Petropleomorpha daqingensis genome includes a window with the following:
- a CDS encoding MFS transporter: MVAAGAAANLAVGTLFAWSLVAQDAAADVGLSAGGAAGVFATAIVVFSAVLLGLGPLQRRAGPRRLLVAAAALAAAGLLLAASAASPAVLWVGFAGLFGAANGLGYGVAVGLPARVAHRRGTATGIVVAAYAAGPVLLGLVAPAAISVAGWRTCLAVLALPVTALLALAAVLAPGEPAGTGRPRTTPAPRRPVVLLWLVFAGGCAPGLALFAQAAPLAADRGTQAAALAVAALGAGNLVGRLVAGWWSDRVGRLAALGTALAIGAVAIGCLLGPAAVVLAGFLGSGLAYGAVSALVPALTADRVGAAAFPAAYGRVFTGWGAAGLLAPVAGAWLFGLADPALLLAALPLVPAGLAVLLLARREP; this comes from the coding sequence CTGGTCGCCGCCGGCGCCGCGGCCAACCTGGCGGTCGGGACGCTGTTCGCCTGGAGCCTGGTGGCGCAGGACGCGGCCGCCGACGTCGGGCTGTCCGCGGGCGGGGCCGCGGGGGTGTTCGCGACGGCGATCGTGGTGTTCAGCGCGGTGCTGCTCGGGCTGGGCCCGCTGCAGCGCCGCGCCGGGCCGCGCCGCCTGCTCGTCGCCGCGGCCGCGCTCGCGGCGGCGGGGCTGCTGCTCGCCGCGTCGGCTGCGTCGCCGGCGGTGCTGTGGGTGGGCTTCGCCGGGCTGTTCGGGGCGGCGAACGGGCTCGGCTACGGGGTCGCGGTGGGACTGCCCGCCCGGGTCGCGCACCGCCGCGGCACGGCGACCGGGATCGTGGTCGCCGCCTACGCGGCCGGCCCGGTGCTGCTGGGGCTCGTGGCGCCCGCCGCGATCTCGGTGGCCGGGTGGCGGACCTGCCTCGCCGTCCTCGCGCTCCCCGTGACGGCGCTGCTCGCGCTGGCCGCCGTGCTGGCGCCCGGCGAACCGGCCGGGACCGGCCGTCCCCGGACGACGCCGGCCCCGCGCCGGCCGGTCGTGCTGCTGTGGCTGGTCTTCGCCGGTGGCTGCGCGCCCGGGCTGGCGCTGTTCGCGCAGGCCGCGCCGCTGGCGGCGGACCGGGGAACGCAGGCTGCGGCACTGGCCGTCGCGGCGCTCGGCGCCGGCAACCTGGTCGGGCGGCTCGTCGCGGGCTGGTGGTCCGACCGGGTCGGCAGGCTGGCCGCTCTGGGAACGGCGCTGGCGATCGGGGCGGTTGCGATCGGCTGCCTGCTCGGCCCGGCCGCGGTGGTCCTGGCCGGCTTCCTGGGCAGCGGGCTGGCGTACGGCGCGGTCTCCGCGCTGGTGCCGGCGCTGACCGCGGACCGCGTCGGGGCCGCGGCGTTCCCGGCGGCGTACGGCCGGGTCTTCACCGGCTGGGGCGCCGCCGGGCTGCTCGCGCCGGTGGCGGGGGCGTGGTTGTTCGGCCTGGCGGACCCGGCGCTGCTGCTGGCCGCCCTGCCGCTGGTGCCCGCCGGGCTCGCGGTGCTGCTGCTCGCCCGGCGGGAACCGTGA
- a CDS encoding flavin-containing monooxygenase, whose protein sequence is MTQTLDSPPLSPQQRAESWLSGFEQALRERDVARAAGMFAATSFWRDLVAFSWNLTTVENPDGVTDLLTATLESTDPSGFAVEEPPDEADGVTTAWFTFETAVGRGRGLVRLVEEDGVPKAWTLLTTLYELKGFEEPKGPRRPMGAEHGVNKERLTWLERREKEQAELGTTVQPYVLVVGGGQGGIAIGARLRQLGVPSLVVDKHARPGDQWRGRYKSLCLHDPVWYDHLPYLKFPDTWPVFSPKDKIGDWLESYVEAMEVPYWTGTTVTSAEYSPERGEWTVELERDGDPLTLRPQQLVLATGMSGKPNIPDLPGQDVFRGDQHHSSAHPGPDAYAGKRCVVIGSNNSAFDICGALWEHGADVTMVQRSSTHIVRSATLMDIGLGALYSEEAVAAGVTTEKADMIFASLPYRIMHEFQIPLYQQMAERDADFYERLEASGFRHDWGDDGSGLFMKYLRRGSGYYIDVGAADLVADGEVKLAHGQVVRLTEDAVVLDDGTELPADLVVYATGYGSMNGWAADLIGQDVADKVGKVWGLGSGTTKDPGPWEGEQRNMWKPTQQEALWFHGGNLHQSRHYSLYLALQLKARYEGIPTPVHGLQEVHHLS, encoded by the coding sequence ATGACGCAGACCCTCGACTCGCCCCCGCTGTCCCCGCAGCAGCGGGCGGAGAGCTGGCTGTCCGGCTTCGAGCAGGCGCTGCGGGAGCGGGACGTCGCCCGCGCCGCCGGCATGTTCGCCGCCACCAGCTTCTGGCGCGACCTGGTCGCCTTCTCCTGGAACCTCACGACCGTCGAGAACCCGGACGGCGTCACCGACCTGCTGACCGCGACGCTGGAGTCCACCGACCCGAGCGGGTTCGCCGTCGAGGAGCCGCCGGACGAGGCCGACGGCGTCACCACCGCCTGGTTCACCTTCGAGACGGCGGTCGGGCGCGGTCGCGGGCTGGTCCGGCTGGTGGAGGAGGACGGCGTCCCGAAGGCCTGGACGTTGCTCACCACCCTCTACGAGCTCAAGGGCTTCGAGGAGCCGAAGGGCCCGCGCCGGCCGATGGGCGCCGAGCACGGCGTGAACAAGGAGCGGCTGACCTGGCTGGAGCGCCGGGAGAAGGAGCAGGCCGAGCTCGGCACCACGGTCCAGCCGTACGTGCTGGTGGTCGGCGGCGGCCAGGGCGGCATCGCGATCGGCGCGCGGCTGCGGCAGCTCGGCGTCCCGAGCCTCGTCGTCGACAAGCACGCGCGACCGGGCGACCAGTGGCGCGGCCGGTACAAGTCGCTGTGCCTGCACGACCCGGTCTGGTACGACCACCTGCCCTACCTGAAGTTCCCCGACACCTGGCCGGTGTTCTCCCCGAAGGACAAGATCGGCGACTGGCTCGAGTCCTACGTCGAGGCCATGGAGGTCCCGTACTGGACCGGCACGACGGTCACCTCGGCCGAGTACTCGCCCGAGCGGGGGGAGTGGACGGTCGAGCTCGAGCGGGACGGCGACCCGCTGACCCTGCGGCCCCAGCAGCTCGTTCTGGCCACCGGCATGTCGGGCAAGCCGAACATCCCGGACCTGCCCGGCCAGGACGTCTTCCGCGGCGACCAGCACCACTCCTCGGCGCACCCGGGCCCGGACGCCTACGCGGGCAAGCGGTGCGTGGTCATCGGCAGCAACAACTCGGCCTTCGACATCTGCGGCGCGCTGTGGGAGCACGGCGCCGACGTCACGATGGTCCAGCGCTCGTCGACGCACATCGTCCGCAGCGCCACGCTCATGGACATCGGCCTCGGCGCGCTCTACAGCGAGGAGGCGGTGGCGGCCGGCGTGACGACGGAGAAGGCGGACATGATCTTCGCCTCGCTGCCGTACCGGATCATGCACGAGTTCCAGATCCCGCTGTACCAGCAGATGGCCGAGCGCGACGCCGACTTCTACGAGCGGCTGGAGGCCTCCGGGTTCCGGCACGACTGGGGCGACGACGGCTCGGGCCTGTTCATGAAGTACCTGCGGCGCGGCTCCGGCTACTACATCGACGTCGGGGCCGCCGACCTGGTGGCCGACGGTGAGGTGAAGCTGGCGCACGGGCAGGTGGTCCGGCTCACCGAGGACGCCGTCGTCCTGGACGACGGCACCGAGCTGCCGGCGGACCTCGTCGTCTACGCCACCGGCTACGGGTCGATGAACGGCTGGGCCGCCGACCTCATCGGCCAGGACGTCGCGGACAAGGTCGGCAAGGTGTGGGGCCTGGGCTCGGGGACGACGAAGGACCCCGGGCCGTGGGAGGGCGAGCAGCGCAACATGTGGAAGCCCACCCAGCAGGAGGCGCTGTGGTTCCACGGCGGCAACCTGCACCAGTCGCGGCACTACTCGCTCTACCTCGCGCTGCAGCTCAAGGCCCGCTACGAGGGGATCCCGACGCCGGTGCACGGACTGCAGGAGGTGCACCACCTCTCCTGA
- a CDS encoding LLM class flavin-dependent oxidoreductase — protein sequence MHLGVDSFVAAVTDPTTGRRIGPEERMAHLLEEIALADEAGLYSFGIGEHHRSEYYDSAPPVILGAAAARTSRIRLNSAVSVLSAADPVRVYQQFATLDLISGGRIDLVVGRGSFTEAFPLFGLSLADYDELFEEKLDLLLRIRESEHVTWSGRHRPALTGQGVYPRALQDPLPIWVGVGGTPESFARAGLLGLPLMVAIIGGEPRQFGPLIDLYRRAGAHAGHDPQALKVGLHVFGFVAESTQAAADTVYPGWHEMFAKVSRERGFAPPSRAQFDATSGPDGAFFMGDPETVAEKLVRISAQLGGVHRVSLQMTNPRLAHADLLRGIELLGTEVAPRVAAEV from the coding sequence GTGCACCTGGGCGTGGACAGCTTCGTCGCGGCGGTCACCGATCCCACCACCGGTCGGCGGATCGGCCCCGAGGAACGGATGGCGCACCTGCTCGAGGAGATCGCGCTGGCCGACGAGGCCGGGCTGTACTCCTTCGGCATCGGTGAGCACCACCGCAGCGAGTACTACGACTCCGCTCCGCCGGTGATCCTCGGCGCGGCCGCCGCCCGCACCTCCCGGATCCGGCTGAACAGCGCGGTGTCCGTGCTCAGCGCCGCCGACCCGGTCCGGGTCTACCAGCAGTTCGCGACGCTCGACCTGATCTCCGGCGGCCGGATCGACCTGGTGGTCGGCCGCGGCTCGTTCACCGAGGCGTTCCCGCTGTTCGGGCTGAGCCTGGCCGACTACGACGAGTTGTTCGAGGAGAAGCTCGACCTGCTGCTGCGCATCCGGGAGTCCGAGCACGTCACCTGGTCGGGCCGGCACCGGCCCGCGCTGACCGGCCAGGGCGTGTACCCGCGGGCACTGCAGGACCCGCTGCCGATCTGGGTCGGGGTCGGCGGCACGCCGGAGTCGTTCGCGCGGGCGGGCCTCCTGGGCCTGCCGCTCATGGTGGCGATCATCGGCGGCGAGCCGCGGCAGTTCGGGCCGCTCATCGACCTCTACCGCCGCGCCGGCGCGCACGCCGGGCACGACCCGCAGGCGCTGAAGGTCGGCCTGCACGTGTTCGGCTTCGTCGCGGAGAGCACGCAGGCCGCGGCCGACACGGTCTACCCGGGCTGGCACGAGATGTTCGCCAAGGTCTCCCGCGAGCGCGGCTTCGCCCCGCCCAGCCGGGCGCAGTTCGACGCGACCAGCGGCCCGGACGGCGCCTTCTTCATGGGCGACCCCGAGACGGTCGCCGAGAAGCTCGTGCGCATCTCCGCCCAGCTCGGGGGGGTGCACCGCGTCTCGCTGCAGATGACCAACCCGCGGCTGGCTCACGCCGACCTGCTGCGCGGCATCGAACTGCTGGGCACCGAGGTCGCTCCCCGGGTGGCCGCGGAGGTCTAG
- a CDS encoding TetR/AcrR family transcriptional regulator: MTPGATPARLLDAAEELLARYGPAGTSVRDVLRLAGVGNAAAVGYYFGGKDALVAAVERRVVDGVLAERETSLATLSRAPDVDGLVDGWVRPIVELRCAGRGRYAARVFARIFEAPPERWAANGAAATRELALRYCAAVAPLLPHLDERELTWRWQCVTATTDFYAIGALDFGEPAPGAAQVDEHVRRLVVPGSALLRAPAS, translated from the coding sequence ATGACGCCCGGCGCAACCCCCGCGCGGCTGCTGGACGCGGCCGAGGAGCTGCTGGCCCGGTACGGGCCGGCCGGCACCTCGGTGCGCGACGTGCTGCGGCTGGCCGGCGTCGGCAACGCCGCCGCCGTCGGGTACTACTTCGGCGGCAAGGACGCGCTGGTCGCAGCCGTCGAGCGCCGCGTGGTGGACGGCGTCCTGGCCGAGCGCGAGACGTCGCTGGCGACGCTGTCCCGAGCGCCCGACGTCGACGGTCTGGTCGACGGGTGGGTGCGGCCGATCGTGGAGCTGCGCTGTGCCGGGCGCGGGCGCTACGCGGCCCGGGTGTTCGCCCGCATCTTCGAGGCGCCGCCCGAGCGGTGGGCGGCCAACGGGGCCGCGGCGACCCGCGAGCTCGCGCTGCGCTACTGCGCTGCGGTCGCCCCGCTGCTGCCCCACCTCGACGAGCGGGAGCTGACCTGGCGCTGGCAGTGCGTCACCGCCACCACCGACTTCTACGCGATCGGGGCGCTCGACTTCGGCGAGCCGGCCCCGGGCGCCGCGCAGGTGGACGAGCACGTCCGGCGGCTCGTCGTCCCCGGCAGCGCCCTCCTGCGCGCCCCCGCGAGCTAG
- a CDS encoding MFS transporter, translated as MTHQRVRVRSLGALLAVMCAALALVIGAGSSLALALPDLARDTGASQTELTWAVNVYALTFAGLLLPLGIAADRYGRRGALLLGLAVFAGASLASGLVADPVALVVLRALAGAGAAAVMPATLSVLVGAFPAERRGTAIGIWAAVSGAGALLGLLLAGVLLEFAWWGSVQLVFGGLSAAVLLLSALVVPASSNPDLHLDPLGGLLALLGLGGLVYGIVEGPERGWTDPAAVTALALGGLTLVAFVGHELRSRHPLLDVRLFRSPALSAGSVVVFLQFFAAFGVFFLAPQWLQYVHGLTPLQAALALAPMALGIGPTAQAGPVLVRRLGAGPVAAWGMAQMAGALGLFAVQAAGSAPLWQFEVVLLAFGVGFGLALTPGTQLIIDGLPADRRTVAAAVNDVTREVGGALGGAVAASVLLAVYGDDVLRVTRGLPEHVAARAEAGVAQAFGVATGLGPRGADLASGARSAFADGFGSAMLVGAGVLLFGALVAALFAPRPARVRPPVRHAAVVTVVPAEVERTPSRRKQRLLAGAVALGIFLTVGGVAQSLQTAGDDQPTALEEDSPTSTTPVPRDDAAPQATIPVELPPGTAVEDPSLSAMIEDFAATAAADGMLGEVPVGVPLVTVDPLPSIDAAAEPTDGTTPAEVSGPTEVTTPVDTTTPPGTTTPAETTTPPETTTPPETTTPPETTTPPETTTPPETTTPPETTTPPETTTPPETTTPTDTTPTDTTPTDTTTETTPAP; from the coding sequence ATGACTCACCAGCGGGTCCGTGTGCGCAGCCTGGGTGCGCTGCTGGCCGTCATGTGCGCCGCGCTCGCCCTCGTCATCGGCGCCGGCTCCTCCCTCGCGCTCGCCCTGCCCGACCTGGCCCGTGACACCGGAGCCTCGCAGACCGAGCTGACCTGGGCGGTCAACGTCTACGCCCTCACCTTCGCCGGCCTGCTGCTGCCCCTGGGCATCGCCGCCGACCGCTACGGCCGCAGAGGGGCGCTGCTGCTGGGCCTGGCCGTCTTCGCCGGCGCCAGCCTCGCCTCGGGCCTGGTCGCCGATCCGGTCGCCCTCGTCGTGCTCCGCGCGCTGGCCGGCGCCGGCGCGGCGGCGGTCATGCCGGCCACCCTGTCGGTGCTCGTCGGGGCCTTCCCGGCGGAGCGGCGCGGGACGGCGATCGGCATCTGGGCCGCGGTGTCGGGAGCCGGCGCCCTGCTCGGGCTGCTGCTCGCCGGCGTCCTGCTGGAGTTCGCGTGGTGGGGCAGCGTGCAGCTGGTCTTCGGTGGCCTCTCGGCCGCGGTGCTGCTGCTGTCGGCGCTCGTCGTCCCCGCCTCGTCGAACCCGGACCTGCACCTGGACCCGCTCGGCGGGCTGCTGGCCCTCCTCGGCCTCGGCGGCCTGGTCTACGGCATCGTCGAGGGCCCCGAGCGCGGGTGGACCGACCCGGCCGCCGTCACCGCGCTGGCCCTCGGCGGGCTCACCCTGGTCGCCTTCGTCGGCCACGAGCTGCGCAGCCGGCACCCCCTGCTCGACGTCCGCCTGTTCCGCTCCCCTGCGCTCTCCGCCGGCAGCGTGGTGGTGTTCCTGCAGTTCTTCGCCGCGTTCGGCGTCTTCTTCCTCGCCCCGCAGTGGCTGCAGTACGTGCACGGGCTCACCCCGCTGCAGGCGGCACTCGCGCTGGCGCCGATGGCGCTCGGCATCGGCCCCACGGCGCAGGCCGGGCCGGTGCTGGTCCGCCGCCTCGGTGCCGGGCCCGTCGCCGCCTGGGGCATGGCGCAGATGGCCGGCGCGCTCGGCCTCTTCGCCGTCCAGGCCGCCGGGAGCGCACCGCTGTGGCAGTTCGAGGTCGTGCTGCTGGCCTTCGGCGTCGGCTTCGGCCTGGCGCTGACCCCCGGGACCCAGCTGATCATCGACGGGCTGCCGGCCGACCGGCGCACCGTCGCAGCCGCGGTCAACGACGTCACCCGCGAGGTGGGCGGCGCGCTCGGCGGCGCCGTCGCGGCCAGCGTGCTGCTCGCCGTCTACGGCGACGACGTGCTGCGCGTGACCCGCGGGCTGCCCGAGCACGTCGCCGCCCGTGCCGAGGCCGGCGTCGCCCAGGCGTTCGGCGTGGCCACCGGTCTGGGTCCGCGCGGCGCCGACCTCGCCTCCGGCGCGCGCTCGGCCTTCGCCGACGGCTTCGGCAGCGCCATGCTCGTCGGCGCCGGAGTGCTGCTCTTCGGTGCGCTGGTGGCTGCCCTGTTCGCGCCCCGGCCGGCGCGCGTACGGCCCCCGGTCCGCCACGCGGCGGTCGTCACCGTCGTCCCGGCGGAGGTCGAGCGCACGCCGTCCCGCCGGAAGCAGCGGCTGCTGGCCGGCGCGGTCGCGCTCGGCATCTTCCTCACCGTGGGCGGGGTGGCCCAGAGCCTGCAGACGGCCGGCGACGACCAGCCCACGGCGCTCGAGGAGGACTCCCCCACCTCGACGACACCCGTTCCCCGCGACGACGCCGCGCCGCAGGCCACCATCCCCGTGGAGCTGCCGCCGGGGACCGCCGTGGAGGACCCGTCGCTGTCGGCCATGATCGAGGACTTCGCCGCCACCGCGGCCGCCGACGGGATGCTCGGCGAGGTGCCCGTCGGCGTGCCCCTGGTGACCGTCGACCCGCTCCCGTCGATCGACGCGGCCGCGGAACCGACGGACGGCACGACCCCGGCGGAGGTCAGCGGCCCGACGGAGGTCACCACCCCGGTGGACACGACGACGCCCCCTGGGACCACCACCCCGGCGGAGACGACGACGCCTCCCGAGACCACCACCCCGCCGGAAACCACCACCCCGCCGGAAACCACCACCCCGCCGGAGACGACGACGCCCCCCGAGACCACCACGCCCCCGGAAACCACGACGCCCCCGGAGACCACCACCCCGCCGGAGACGACGACGCCGACCGACACCACACCGACCGACACCACACCGACCGACACCACCACGGAGACCACCCCCGCTCCGTGA
- a CDS encoding alpha/beta fold hydrolase has product MSDVRSLGGLEVEVVAGRTEPVLAIHGVSSNRRLWNWLRAEAPELSLIAPDLRGRGGSVGVGGPSSVARHAEDMVAVLDALDLESVSVCGMSMGGFVAVALATAHPDRVRDLVLVDGGFPMSVHEGVTEDGVRAAFTAQASRVGRTFTDVDEYADFVLPGMPLLDRDDPLLRDYLVHDLADGRVRLDPGILVADATDTILGPSSWRQLDRPTRLVYAEWSTGEGSAPAYPPDRVAQLAAELPALQATELVEGVDHAASIMTRRGAAVVAEHLRTL; this is encoded by the coding sequence GTGAGCGACGTCCGCAGCCTGGGTGGCCTCGAGGTCGAGGTGGTCGCCGGCCGCACCGAGCCCGTGCTCGCCATCCACGGCGTGAGCAGCAACCGGCGGCTGTGGAACTGGCTGCGGGCCGAGGCGCCGGAGCTCTCCTTGATCGCGCCGGACCTGCGGGGGCGGGGCGGCAGCGTCGGGGTCGGCGGCCCGTCGTCGGTCGCCCGGCACGCCGAGGACATGGTCGCCGTCCTCGACGCGCTCGACCTGGAGAGCGTGAGCGTCTGCGGCATGTCGATGGGCGGGTTCGTCGCGGTGGCGCTGGCCACCGCGCACCCCGACCGCGTGCGCGACCTCGTCCTGGTGGACGGCGGCTTCCCGATGTCGGTGCACGAGGGGGTCACCGAGGACGGCGTGCGCGCGGCCTTCACCGCCCAGGCCTCACGGGTCGGCCGGACCTTCACCGACGTCGACGAGTACGCCGACTTCGTGCTGCCCGGCATGCCGCTGCTGGACCGCGACGACCCGTTGCTGCGGGACTACCTCGTCCACGATCTGGCCGACGGCCGGGTGCGGCTGGACCCTGGCATCCTCGTCGCCGACGCGACCGACACCATCCTCGGCCCGTCGTCCTGGCGGCAGCTGGACCGCCCGACGCGTCTCGTCTACGCCGAGTGGAGCACCGGCGAGGGCTCAGCACCGGCCTATCCGCCGGACCGGGTCGCCCAGCTCGCCGCCGAGCTCCCGGCTTTGCAGGCCACCGAGCTGGTCGAGGGCGTCGACCACGCGGCCAGCATCATGACCCGCCGCGGCGCTGCGGTGGTGGCGGAGCACCTCCGCACTCTCTGA
- a CDS encoding FAD-binding oxidoreductase, producing MTTTSPGTLEALTRRLPDSTLITDDDVLASVSSDEAEWAEVGRAVAAVRARSTAEVQQVVAVCAELRVPVVTRGAGTGLSGGANAVEGGLVLDLSKMDRVLEIDEDDLVAVVEPGVVNDDLKAAVAEHGLWYPPDPASSPWSTIGGNVATNAGGLCCLKYGVTRDYVLGLQAVVGGPAGEYGTAVRMGRRTTKGVAGYDLTGLVVGSEGTLGVVTEVTLRLRPAPAAAPRTVVGAFGSLVAAGEAVALATRRKLTPLALELLDGPTLRVVEEWKHLGIEADAAALLLAKIDTPGASGEEEATAMAAAFREAGALWAEQSSDDAEAEALFAARRLAYPAMERLGPVLTEDICVPRSQVPGMLADIEAISLRHGVQIGSIAHAGDGNLHPCMISPPDDEAARAAAIAAFDDILEAAIARRGTVTGEHGVGLLKRAGMRAELDPGAQAMQRAIKQALDPLDLFNPGKVVGEP from the coding sequence GTGACGACGACCTCCCCGGGCACGCTCGAGGCGCTCACCCGGCGGCTGCCGGACAGCACCCTGATCACCGACGACGACGTCCTGGCGAGCGTCAGCTCCGACGAGGCGGAGTGGGCTGAGGTCGGCCGGGCGGTCGCCGCCGTCCGCGCCCGCAGCACCGCCGAGGTGCAGCAGGTCGTCGCCGTGTGCGCCGAGCTGCGCGTGCCGGTGGTGACCCGCGGCGCCGGCACCGGTCTGTCCGGCGGGGCCAACGCCGTCGAGGGCGGGCTGGTGCTCGACCTGTCGAAGATGGACCGGGTGCTGGAGATCGACGAGGACGACCTGGTCGCCGTCGTCGAGCCCGGCGTCGTCAACGACGACCTCAAGGCCGCCGTCGCCGAGCACGGCCTGTGGTACCCGCCGGACCCGGCCAGCTCGCCCTGGTCGACGATCGGCGGCAACGTGGCCACCAACGCCGGTGGGCTGTGCTGCCTGAAGTACGGCGTCACCCGCGACTACGTGCTCGGTCTGCAGGCGGTGGTCGGCGGCCCGGCGGGGGAGTACGGCACCGCCGTCCGGATGGGCCGGCGCACCACCAAGGGCGTGGCCGGTTACGACCTGACCGGCCTCGTGGTCGGCTCCGAGGGCACCCTGGGTGTCGTCACCGAGGTGACCCTGCGGCTGCGCCCGGCGCCGGCCGCGGCGCCCCGCACCGTCGTCGGTGCGTTCGGCTCGCTCGTCGCCGCCGGCGAGGCGGTCGCGCTGGCCACCCGCCGCAAGCTCACCCCGCTCGCGCTGGAACTGCTCGACGGGCCGACGCTGCGGGTGGTCGAGGAGTGGAAGCACCTGGGCATCGAGGCCGACGCCGCCGCGCTGCTGCTGGCCAAGATCGACACCCCCGGCGCGTCCGGCGAGGAGGAGGCGACGGCGATGGCCGCCGCCTTCCGCGAGGCCGGCGCGCTGTGGGCCGAGCAGTCCAGCGACGACGCCGAGGCCGAGGCGCTGTTCGCCGCCCGGCGGCTGGCCTACCCGGCGATGGAGCGGCTCGGCCCGGTGCTCACCGAGGACATCTGCGTGCCGCGTTCGCAGGTGCCCGGGATGCTCGCCGACATCGAGGCGATCTCCCTGCGCCACGGGGTGCAGATCGGGTCGATCGCGCACGCCGGCGACGGCAACCTGCACCCGTGCATGATCTCGCCGCCGGACGACGAGGCCGCCCGGGCCGCGGCGATCGCGGCGTTCGACGACATCCTCGAGGCGGCGATCGCCCGCCGCGGGACGGTCACCGGCGAGCACGGCGTCGGCCTGCTCAAGCGCGCCGGCATGCGCGCCGAGCTCGACCCCGGCGCGCAGGCGATGCAGCGCGCGATCAAGCAGGCACTCGACCCGCTGGACCTGTTCAACCCGGGCAAGGTGGTCGGCGAGCCGTGA
- a CDS encoding YggT family protein: protein MSPIGALLGTILLLAMLVLLARVVLDWVGVLAPSAGPGLSRARAIVYRITEPVIAPVRRVVPPLRIGGLSIDLAFTIVFIGVLVLRAIVVRF from the coding sequence ATGAGTCCCATCGGTGCCCTGCTCGGCACGATCCTGCTGCTGGCGATGCTGGTCCTGCTCGCCCGCGTCGTCCTCGACTGGGTCGGCGTGCTCGCCCCGAGCGCCGGGCCGGGCCTCAGCCGTGCCCGGGCGATCGTCTACCGGATCACCGAGCCGGTGATCGCGCCGGTGCGCCGGGTCGTCCCGCCGCTGCGGATCGGCGGGCTGTCGATCGACCTCGCGTTCACGATCGTGTTCATCGGCGTGCTCGTGCTACGGGCAATCGTCGTCCGGTTCTAG
- a CDS encoding C40 family peptidase produces the protein MASSRISAHPRILLTVAAACGVALIPSPGYAAPSDPSTSAEAAQLVAGRAHDLEVVSEQVNEAREQLALRQTAAAQAAQQVVSADAAVTGARQQVARLARDAYTGGRLSAAEALLSSHSVGQVVDRLVMLNTIGGQRADVLDTARQATDDAHQAQAAADHAAAAAQAQVERVAAQQKALNDQIAVYQAAYDRLTAEEQRASRAAAERAAQQTAAASAPAPASRTARANPAPAPSPAPAPAAAPAPVAAGSSAAQTAVNTALAQVGKPYVWGAAGPGSFDCSGLTQYAYKAAGVSLPHSSSMQSGMGTPVSKSALQPGDLVFFYSPVSHVGMYIGNGQMVHASTAGEPVKVVPLDSMPSYNSARRIVG, from the coding sequence ATGGCGAGTTCACGCATCTCTGCCCACCCCCGGATCCTCCTCACCGTCGCCGCCGCCTGCGGCGTGGCGCTGATCCCCTCCCCCGGCTACGCCGCTCCGTCCGACCCCTCCACCTCCGCCGAGGCGGCACAACTCGTCGCCGGCCGCGCGCACGACCTGGAAGTGGTCTCCGAACAGGTCAACGAGGCCCGCGAGCAGCTCGCGCTCCGGCAGACCGCCGCAGCGCAGGCGGCCCAGCAGGTGGTGTCCGCCGACGCCGCCGTCACCGGTGCCCGTCAGCAGGTCGCCCGCCTGGCGCGCGACGCCTACACCGGCGGCCGGCTCAGCGCCGCCGAGGCGTTGCTGTCGAGCCACTCGGTCGGCCAGGTGGTCGACCGGCTGGTCATGCTGAACACCATCGGCGGCCAGCGGGCGGACGTGCTGGACACCGCCCGCCAGGCCACCGACGACGCCCACCAGGCGCAGGCAGCCGCCGACCACGCGGCCGCCGCGGCGCAGGCGCAGGTCGAACGGGTGGCCGCCCAGCAGAAGGCGCTCAACGACCAGATCGCCGTCTACCAGGCCGCGTACGACCGGCTGACCGCCGAGGAGCAGCGCGCCTCCCGCGCGGCCGCCGAACGGGCCGCGCAGCAGACCGCGGCCGCCAGCGCGCCGGCACCGGCCTCCCGGACGGCCCGGGCCAACCCCGCGCCCGCACCCTCCCCGGCACCGGCACCCGCTGCCGCCCCCGCCCCCGTCGCGGCCGGCAGCTCCGCCGCCCAGACCGCGGTGAACACGGCGCTGGCACAGGTGGGCAAGCCGTACGTCTGGGGCGCCGCCGGGCCCGGGTCCTTCGACTGCTCGGGGCTGACCCAGTACGCCTACAAGGCCGCCGGCGTCAGCCTGCCGCACTCCAGCAGCATGCAGTCCGGGATGGGGACGCCGGTGTCGAAGTCGGCCCTGCAGCCGGGTGACCTGGTGTTCTTCTACTCCCCGGTCAGCCACGTCGGGATGTACATCGGCAACGGCCAGATGGTGCACGCCTCCACCGCCGGTGAGCCGGTCAAGGTCGTCCCGCTCGACTCGATGCCCTCCTACAACAGCGCCCGCCGGATCGTGGGCTGA